GACAGTGTCGCACAGCCGTCACTTTTGTTTTCAGGGCTCATTTTGTCGCGTCATCAATATGGCCATCACGCACAACAactttttgtttgtttcttgtTCATGAAGAGGTTGCTAACAGCTCTGCAACAAGGTTATGCCCCTTGCTTAACGGTACGATGAAGGCGGACAACGGCGCAGCGGAACACGGCGGCTTTGGTAATTACAGCGCCCCCACGATGAGTGCTGCCTCACCACCGTGACACAACGAATACGGGGGGGGTTGGAAGGGGGGTTGGttggttttatttttattttctgaaagttttgttttatttttatccCGGGCCATTGCGAGGTTCACTATACCAGGGTCATGTTGCAGGCGCACGGCGTTTGGTAGATAGCTCGCCTGACGGGCGAAAAGCACAGGAATAGGAACTATGGAGTTATTCATGCGTACTATTGGTGCGGCTCGAGACGGGTGATGACGGGCCGTGTTTCCCTTGGCACACGATGCATGTGGTTTTCCTTGCTTGGCTATGTGAGTGATCTGTGCTTGTTGGTTCGGTGTCAGGGCTGTATTTGGAACAGAGCATCGAGCATTCCGTGCCCAGAGAGCAGCCACTCCGCGCCGGCTGCCTGGAACATGGGCCACACAGCCGTTTATTCTATTCGACTGCCACCCGGCCATTTCGCAACCACTAGAATGGCAAAGGGGGGGAGAAGGTAGGTCAGAGCGATGCGGTTTCGAGTTTCTACAGGACCTCGTCGAAACGCGTTTTGGGCAGGTGGCGGCTCGTTTGTTGTCTTCTCACGGCCTCAAAATAGCACGCAGGCCCTACAAGCTGTGACGAATCTCCTACTCTCGCTAGGCAAGTTGGTTGGGCATCGTGCAGGCGCGTGTATCTGCTTGGTTGGTTGGTCCCTTTGTGCCCGGCATCACCTTGATGTGCTGTGCTTTTTgtacttttcttttcctcccgCAGACGCCAGCTACGACTGTATTAGATACACTGGTTCGACTCCCACGCCGTCTTTTCCGGCCACGATGTCTCCCACCTGGTTCCCGAACGTGTTCGTTGAAAATACTCACTCGCCATGGCATGCGGCCTCCCTCGCGGCAGCTGGGTTCGCCCGCGGCAGGGCAAAAGCGCCCACCTGGCCTGCCTCCCGCCAGAAATCGTCTGCATGATTGTCCGGCAGCTCCCCTTGGCAGGGGACAAGGCGGCCCTCTACAGGACCTGCGCGGCGCTCCACATCGCcctggtggaggaggagctctTCCGGCACCCGGAGCCCGGGGACGTCAACGATATTCTCAACTGGGCTGTGGAGAGGGCGTGTCTGCGGACGGCGCGGAGGGCGGTCGCgtacggcgccgacgccgaggcgtcgaggaggaccGACCGCGAGACGCCGCTCATGACGGCGTGCCGGGGCGGGAACCTCGACATGGTCAGGCTGCTCGTGGAGGCGGGCGCGGACGCCAATAACCGGTTCAGCCGGGACGGGAGCACGCCGGTCGTGCTGTCGGCCGGGGCGGCGcacgacgaggccgtcgtcttcttgatGGCTCGCGGCGGGGATCCGGCGAGGCGCAATCGCTACGGGGAGACGGCGCTTCACCTCGCCGCCAGGAAGGACAACCTCGGCCTGGTGCGGGTTCTGCTCGCGTCGGGCAGGGTGGACGTGAACGCGGCGTCGGTGACGCGGTCCACGCCGCTTCTCGAGGCGATCCAGGTTGGGAACATGCAGATGGTGGAGGTGCTGCTTGAACACGGGGCGAGCGAAGAGATTTACGAGTTGAACGGTGGTTTCGCGTTTACAAAGGCGCTCAGGAGCCGCGGTACGGGTCTGATGAAGGCCTTGCTGGAGCTGCGCATCTGTCCGGACGTCGCGGATGCCAGGGGACGAACTGCGCTGTCTTGGGCGGCCGAGTATGGGCATGCGATGCAGGTCGAGATGCTGCTTGATTCTGGCGCGCGCGTCGACACCCAGGATGTGCAGGGCAAAACACCACTCATGTATGCCGCCGCGGAGGCGAGGATTCAGGTCATGGAGACGCTACTTGATAGGGGGGCGAGCTTGGCCATTTCTGACAGATACGGCATGAAGGCGGCTTGTCATGCCGTGCAGTCTGAGAATTGGCAGAGCGTGGGACTCATTCTTGACCGTGGAGAAGATGTTCTCTGTGGGGCTGGCAGATGCGCTCGGCTGCTCTTGCAGATGGCTGGGCAGAAGGAGAATATGGGTATTGTATGTTAACGGGGAgtattgtttcgctctgtagtcgAGTGgaattacaagcatgatacgaGTATCGTGTAAGCGTAAAATTAGATAATTGGAAAAATAGACCGTCTGTACACGCATCGTGACGCGTCAGACGTACCAGCGCAATGGGTGCCGCGCCACGGCCCgctagccaaggccatcatctcgcgatagcctcagccaccgTTATTATGGAAGCAAACCATAAA
The DNA window shown above is from Metarhizium brunneum chromosome 1, complete sequence and carries:
- the ANK3_0 gene encoding Ankyrin-3 produces the protein MACGLPRGSWVRPRQGKSAHLACLPPEIVCMIVRQLPLAGDKAALYRTCAALHIALVEEELFRHPEPGDVNDILNWAVERACLRTARRAVAYGADAEASRRTDRETPLMTACRGGNLDMVRLLVEAGADANNRFSRDGSTPVVLSAGAAHDEAVVFLMARGGDPARRNRYGETALHLAARKDNLGLVRVLLASGRVDVNAASVTRSTPLLEAIQVGNMQMVEVLLEHGASEEIYELNGGFAFTKALRSRGTGLMKALLELRICPDVADARGRTALSWAAEYGHAMQVEMLLDSGARVDTQDVQGKTPLMYAAAEARIQVMETLLDRGASLAISDRYGMKAACHAVQSENWQSVGLILDRGEDVLCGAGRCARLLLQMAGQKENMGIVC